A part of Oncorhynchus masou masou isolate Uvic2021 chromosome 30, UVic_Omas_1.1, whole genome shotgun sequence genomic DNA contains:
- the LOC135523096 gene encoding calbindin-like isoform X1 → MANAYLQGVEISASQFLDIFHHYDNDGNGYIEGKELQSFIKELQQARKQAGLELTDQMKAFVQEYEKNTDAKIGIVELVQILPTEENFLLFFRQQLKSCAEFMQAWRCYDADHSGYIEADELKNFLKDLLQKAKKPYDEKKLDEYTHTTLKIFDSNHDGKLCLAEMARLLPDEENFLLKFQNVKMVRREFNKIFELYDQDENGYMDENELDALLKDLCEKNKKVLEVNKIPTYKTAIMALSDGGKLYRTELALVLCAEDISAPL, encoded by the exons ATGGCAAACGCTTACCTGCAAGGAGTAGAGATCTCTGCATCACAGTTCCTGGATATTTTTCACCATTATGATAACGATG GTAATGGATATATTGAAGGGAAGGAGTTGCAGAGTTTTATAAAAGAACTTCAGCAAGCTCGAAAACAGGCAGGACTT GAGCTTACAGACCAAATGAAGGCTTTTGTACAGGAATATGAGAAAAATACAGATGCCAAAATTGGAATTGTTGAG CTAGTACAAATATTGCCCACAGAGGAGAACTTCTTGTTATTTTTCCGGCAACAGTTGAAGTCTTGTGCGGAATTTATGCAG GCTTGGCGATGTTATGATGCCGACCATAGTGGCTACATTGAAGCAGATGAGCTGAAG AACTTTTTGAAAGATCTGCTTCAGAAGGCTAAGAAACCATATGACGAAAAGAAGTTAGACGAGTATACACATACCACA CTCAAAATATTTGACTCAAACCACGATGGGAAGTTGTGTTTGGCAGAAATGGCAAG GCTGCTACCGGACGAGGAGAACTTTCTACTCAAGTTTCAG AATGTGAAAATGGTGAGAAGAGAGTTCAACAAGATCTTTGAGTTATACGATCAG gATGAGAACGGCTATATGGATGAGAATGAGCTGGATGCCCTCCTCAAAGATTTGTGTGAGAAGAACAAGAAG GTGCTGGAAGTCAACAAAATCCCCACATATAAGACCGCCATTATGGCGCTATCAGACGGGGGAAAGCTGTACAGGACAGAGCTAGCACTGGTGCTCTGTGCTGAGGACATTTCAGCCCCCTTATAA
- the LOC135523096 gene encoding calbindin-like isoform X2 has protein sequence MANAYLQGVEISASQFLDIFHHYDNDGNGYIEGKELQSFIKELQQARKQAGLLVQILPTEENFLLFFRQQLKSCAEFMQAWRCYDADHSGYIEADELKNFLKDLLQKAKKPYDEKKLDEYTHTTLKIFDSNHDGKLCLAEMARLLPDEENFLLKFQNVKMVRREFNKIFELYDQDENGYMDENELDALLKDLCEKNKKVLEVNKIPTYKTAIMALSDGGKLYRTELALVLCAEDISAPL, from the exons ATGGCAAACGCTTACCTGCAAGGAGTAGAGATCTCTGCATCACAGTTCCTGGATATTTTTCACCATTATGATAACGATG GTAATGGATATATTGAAGGGAAGGAGTTGCAGAGTTTTATAAAAGAACTTCAGCAAGCTCGAAAACAGGCAGGACTT CTAGTACAAATATTGCCCACAGAGGAGAACTTCTTGTTATTTTTCCGGCAACAGTTGAAGTCTTGTGCGGAATTTATGCAG GCTTGGCGATGTTATGATGCCGACCATAGTGGCTACATTGAAGCAGATGAGCTGAAG AACTTTTTGAAAGATCTGCTTCAGAAGGCTAAGAAACCATATGACGAAAAGAAGTTAGACGAGTATACACATACCACA CTCAAAATATTTGACTCAAACCACGATGGGAAGTTGTGTTTGGCAGAAATGGCAAG GCTGCTACCGGACGAGGAGAACTTTCTACTCAAGTTTCAG AATGTGAAAATGGTGAGAAGAGAGTTCAACAAGATCTTTGAGTTATACGATCAG gATGAGAACGGCTATATGGATGAGAATGAGCTGGATGCCCTCCTCAAAGATTTGTGTGAGAAGAACAAGAAG GTGCTGGAAGTCAACAAAATCCCCACATATAAGACCGCCATTATGGCGCTATCAGACGGGGGAAAGCTGTACAGGACAGAGCTAGCACTGGTGCTCTGTGCTGAGGACATTTCAGCCCCCTTATAA